One Drosophila kikkawai strain 14028-0561.14 chromosome 3L, DkikHiC1v2, whole genome shotgun sequence genomic window carries:
- the TrpRS-m gene encoding tryptophan--tRNA ligase, mitochondrial isoform X1 yields the protein MFQAGKLRSVAATKGPCSTLLRQRRCINLRDFSEIIGNRNPKQPSQPPVTAKSGTGSEMQAWPRKIFSGIQPTGSLHLGNYLGAVRRWVRLQEAHDDVTISIVDMHSITMPHNPPNLRENIFVMAATLLACGIDPEKSTLFVQSSIPELTEFNWILSSLSTMPRLAQLPQFREKTRLVKEIPLGLFVYPVLQAADILLYKATHVPVGADQLPHIQLAQHLARTYNSCYGETFPVCEAIVENGEASRILSLQDPGQKMSKSIGDLLATINLADSPDLITKKINSAVTDFTSDISYNPNKRPGVSNLVTIHSQVTGQTIKSVVDEATTLDTAKYKERVAEAVIEHLSPIREEIKHHLARRNEMIHLLEVGASKARQQAQHTLSDVKQRLGLGTSGNMPAAIQLAPLAAPEVSKTSASILMSNVGDANANERHKRMYGFTETPSGGSKEPATEEPLPEVRQHRVRRLVRRPPMVPTQTLRVEKQMGSTRPRHVFKMDCGNAPHIGFKIAPKLVTNLGTEGLTQKNLSASDILGSFKPVQNAIPSAVSILAREVNAPRKQEFACNLENSGFYAPPLNEEAKDSEVIILDHGEELAVSQDSQEESEAEEKWESDEWSVDEKTKV from the exons ATGTTTCAAGCTGGCAAACTAAGAAGCGTCGCGGCCACGAAGGGTCCGTGTTCGACTCTCCTTCGTCAGAGGCGCTGCATTAATTTGAGGGACTTTTCGGAGATAATTGGTAACAGGAATCCAAAGCAGCCAAGCCAGCCGCCAGTTACAGCGAAGAGCGGCACTGGCTCTGAAATG CAGGCATGGCCACGAAAAATCTTCAGTGGAATCCAACCCACTGGCTCCCTGCACTTGGGCAACTATCTGGGCGCGGTGAGGCGTTGGGTGCGGCTTCAGGAGGCCCATGACGATGTGACCATCTCTATTGTGGACATGCACTCTATCACAATGCCTCACAATCCGCCAAATCTGCGGGAGAACATCTTTGTCATGGCTGCCACACTCCTCGCCTGCGGGATTGACCCTGAGAAGAGCACCCTGTTCGTCCAGTCCTCCATTCCCGAGCTTACCGAGTTCAACTGGATTCTAAGTTCATTGAGTACAATGCCGCGCCTGGCGCAGTTGCCTCAGTTTCGGGAGAAGACCCGTCTGGTGAAGGAAATCCCACTGGGTTTGTTCGTGTATCCGGTCCTTCAAGCTGCCGACATCTTGCTCTACAA AGCTACCCACGTTCCTGTGGGCGCTGACCAGCTGCCACACATTCAGCTGGCTCAGCACCTGGCCAGGACATACAACAGTTGCTATGGCGAGACCTTTCCTGTGTGCGAGGCAATTGTTGAGAACGGAGAGGCCTCCCGAATTCTATCCCTTCAAGATCCCGGCCAAAAGATGTCCAAATCTATTGGCGATCTGCTGGCCACAATCAACCTGGCTGACTCTCCAGACCTAATAACAAAGAAGATTAACTCAGCGGTCACTGATTTCACCTCGGACATCTCTTACAATCCCAACAAGCGTCCTGGAGTGAGCAACCTGGTCACCATCCATTCGCAGGTCACTGGACAGACCATCAAGTCGGTGGTGGACGAGGCCACCACACTAGATACGGCCAAGTACAAGGAGCGAGTTGCAGAGGCTGTCATCGAGCACTTGAGTCCGATCAGAGAGGAAATTAAGCACCACCTGGCCAGGCGCAACGAGATGATCCACTTGCTGGAGGTGGGGGCTTCAAAGGCCCGCCAGCAGGCACAGCACACATTGAGCGATGTGAAGCAGCGCCTGGGGCTGGGCACCAGTGGCAACATGCCAGCAGCAATACAGCTGGCGCCGCTGGCGGCACCTGAGGTGTCCAAGACATCTGCCAGCATACTGATGTCCAATGTGGGCGATGCCAATGCCAACGAGCGACACAAGCGGATGTATGGTTTCACGGAGACGCCGAGTGGTGGTTCAAAGGAACCAGCCACCGAAGAGCCCTTGCCGGAGGTCCGTCAACACAGGGTCCGGCGATTGGTTCGTCGTCCGCCCATGGTGCCAACTCAGACACTGCGCGTGGAAAAGCAGATGGGCAGCACCCGACCACGACATGTTTTTAAAATGGATTGCGGGAATGCACCTCATATTGGTTTCAAAATTGCCCCGAAATTGGTGACCAACTTGGGTACCGAGGGGCTGACCCAGAAAAATCTATCCGCCTCAGACATCCTGGGTTCGTTTAAGCCTGTTCAAAATGCGATTCCCAGTGCGGTGTCTATATTAGCACGCGAAGTAAATGCTCCCAGGAAGCAGGAGTTTGCTTGCAACCTGGAAAACAGTGGCTTCTATGCACCGCCCCTCAACGAGGAGGCCAAGGACAGCGAAGTTATCATACTCGACCACGGGGAGGAACTGGCCGTTTCTCAGGATAGTCAAGAGGAGTCCGAGGCGGAGGAAAAGTGGGAGAGTGATGAGTGGAGTGTCGACGAGAAGACCAAAGTCTAG
- the TrpRS-m gene encoding tryptophan--tRNA ligase, mitochondrial isoform X2 yields MFQAGKLRSVAATKGPCSTLLRQRRCINLRDFSEIIGNRNPKQPSQPPVTAKSGTGSEMAWPRKIFSGIQPTGSLHLGNYLGAVRRWVRLQEAHDDVTISIVDMHSITMPHNPPNLRENIFVMAATLLACGIDPEKSTLFVQSSIPELTEFNWILSSLSTMPRLAQLPQFREKTRLVKEIPLGLFVYPVLQAADILLYKATHVPVGADQLPHIQLAQHLARTYNSCYGETFPVCEAIVENGEASRILSLQDPGQKMSKSIGDLLATINLADSPDLITKKINSAVTDFTSDISYNPNKRPGVSNLVTIHSQVTGQTIKSVVDEATTLDTAKYKERVAEAVIEHLSPIREEIKHHLARRNEMIHLLEVGASKARQQAQHTLSDVKQRLGLGTSGNMPAAIQLAPLAAPEVSKTSASILMSNVGDANANERHKRMYGFTETPSGGSKEPATEEPLPEVRQHRVRRLVRRPPMVPTQTLRVEKQMGSTRPRHVFKMDCGNAPHIGFKIAPKLVTNLGTEGLTQKNLSASDILGSFKPVQNAIPSAVSILAREVNAPRKQEFACNLENSGFYAPPLNEEAKDSEVIILDHGEELAVSQDSQEESEAEEKWESDEWSVDEKTKV; encoded by the exons ATGTTTCAAGCTGGCAAACTAAGAAGCGTCGCGGCCACGAAGGGTCCGTGTTCGACTCTCCTTCGTCAGAGGCGCTGCATTAATTTGAGGGACTTTTCGGAGATAATTGGTAACAGGAATCCAAAGCAGCCAAGCCAGCCGCCAGTTACAGCGAAGAGCGGCACTGGCTCTGAAATG GCATGGCCACGAAAAATCTTCAGTGGAATCCAACCCACTGGCTCCCTGCACTTGGGCAACTATCTGGGCGCGGTGAGGCGTTGGGTGCGGCTTCAGGAGGCCCATGACGATGTGACCATCTCTATTGTGGACATGCACTCTATCACAATGCCTCACAATCCGCCAAATCTGCGGGAGAACATCTTTGTCATGGCTGCCACACTCCTCGCCTGCGGGATTGACCCTGAGAAGAGCACCCTGTTCGTCCAGTCCTCCATTCCCGAGCTTACCGAGTTCAACTGGATTCTAAGTTCATTGAGTACAATGCCGCGCCTGGCGCAGTTGCCTCAGTTTCGGGAGAAGACCCGTCTGGTGAAGGAAATCCCACTGGGTTTGTTCGTGTATCCGGTCCTTCAAGCTGCCGACATCTTGCTCTACAA AGCTACCCACGTTCCTGTGGGCGCTGACCAGCTGCCACACATTCAGCTGGCTCAGCACCTGGCCAGGACATACAACAGTTGCTATGGCGAGACCTTTCCTGTGTGCGAGGCAATTGTTGAGAACGGAGAGGCCTCCCGAATTCTATCCCTTCAAGATCCCGGCCAAAAGATGTCCAAATCTATTGGCGATCTGCTGGCCACAATCAACCTGGCTGACTCTCCAGACCTAATAACAAAGAAGATTAACTCAGCGGTCACTGATTTCACCTCGGACATCTCTTACAATCCCAACAAGCGTCCTGGAGTGAGCAACCTGGTCACCATCCATTCGCAGGTCACTGGACAGACCATCAAGTCGGTGGTGGACGAGGCCACCACACTAGATACGGCCAAGTACAAGGAGCGAGTTGCAGAGGCTGTCATCGAGCACTTGAGTCCGATCAGAGAGGAAATTAAGCACCACCTGGCCAGGCGCAACGAGATGATCCACTTGCTGGAGGTGGGGGCTTCAAAGGCCCGCCAGCAGGCACAGCACACATTGAGCGATGTGAAGCAGCGCCTGGGGCTGGGCACCAGTGGCAACATGCCAGCAGCAATACAGCTGGCGCCGCTGGCGGCACCTGAGGTGTCCAAGACATCTGCCAGCATACTGATGTCCAATGTGGGCGATGCCAATGCCAACGAGCGACACAAGCGGATGTATGGTTTCACGGAGACGCCGAGTGGTGGTTCAAAGGAACCAGCCACCGAAGAGCCCTTGCCGGAGGTCCGTCAACACAGGGTCCGGCGATTGGTTCGTCGTCCGCCCATGGTGCCAACTCAGACACTGCGCGTGGAAAAGCAGATGGGCAGCACCCGACCACGACATGTTTTTAAAATGGATTGCGGGAATGCACCTCATATTGGTTTCAAAATTGCCCCGAAATTGGTGACCAACTTGGGTACCGAGGGGCTGACCCAGAAAAATCTATCCGCCTCAGACATCCTGGGTTCGTTTAAGCCTGTTCAAAATGCGATTCCCAGTGCGGTGTCTATATTAGCACGCGAAGTAAATGCTCCCAGGAAGCAGGAGTTTGCTTGCAACCTGGAAAACAGTGGCTTCTATGCACCGCCCCTCAACGAGGAGGCCAAGGACAGCGAAGTTATCATACTCGACCACGGGGAGGAACTGGCCGTTTCTCAGGATAGTCAAGAGGAGTCCGAGGCGGAGGAAAAGTGGGAGAGTGATGAGTGGAGTGTCGACGAGAAGACCAAAGTCTAG
- the LOC108080684 gene encoding tryptophan--tRNA ligase, mitochondrial-like: protein MFCTGKLRRCVSSVAKKGPSAFPHCHRRSMEWRSLQRGLATRSMGAPSATAQVIGGGKKSQPAAVAKSGSSSETKWPRKIFSGIQPTGSLHLGNYLGAVRPWVQLQNANDDVTVCIVDLHSITMPHNPPQLRENIFVMAATLLACGIDPAKSTLFVQSAVREHAEFNWILSSLTTMPRLAQLPQFREKSRLVKDVPLGLYVYPVLQAADIMLYKATHVPVGEDQLQHIQLAQHLARTYNGRYGETFPICHAIIEESEASRVLSLRDPSKKMSKSDGNPKATINLADSPDLIAQKIKKAVTDFTSDISYHPGQRPGVSNLVNIHSQVTGQTIKSVVDEATTLDTAKYKERVAEAVVEHLRPIREQIEHHLTRRNEMIYLLEMGAEKARQQAQRTLDDVKQRLGLGTSPIMPAAVQVAPLLPQEVPKTSASRLMSSDADANVHERHKRMYGFAKTPSGDAGQSATGELSASGLEQSIAQPLIRRQPVVPTQSLRVEKQLGSSRSQHVFQMDNINAPHMGFKHPPGLAPNMVTGGLIKGKRGTLKSVSRSLGFGHYSSAGPTATSSALSMIAREMNAPKKPEFTYSMANSAHGLTAPGSFNKGEAWSSQNRSGSQDTQAAIMAQESKEQAAVEEQRESVSEEQSEESDDEGEVYDEEEAVEREWEDEERKGAEQTKAEI, encoded by the exons ATGTTTTGCACTGGCAAGCTACGGCGCTGCGTTTCGTCGGTGGCCAAGAAGGGTCCGTCTGCGTTTCCCCACTGCCACAGGCGCAGCATGGAATGGAGGAGCCTGCAGCGTGGTTTGGCCACCCGGTCAATGGGTGCGCCCTCGGCTACCGCACAGGTAATCGGCGGCGGTAAAAAGAGTCAGCCTGCAGCTGTGGCGAAGAGCGGTTCTAGCTCCGAAACG AAATGGCCACGAAAAATCTTTAGTGGAATCCAGCCCACCGGCTCTCTGCACTTGGGCAACTATCTGGGCGCGGTGCGACCTTGGGTTCAGTTACAGAATGCCAATGATGACGTGACCGTCTGCATTGTGGACTTGCACTCCATCACAATGCCTCACAATCCGCCCCAGCTCCGTGAGAACATCTTTGTCATGGCCGCCACACTCCTCGCCTGCGGCATTGATCCCGCTAAGAGCACTCTGTTCGTCCAGTCCGCAGTTCGGGAGCATGCCGAGTTTAACTGGATTCTGAGTTCTTTGACAACCATGCCGCGCCTGGCGCAGTTGCCCCAGTTCCGGGAGAAGTCCCGCCTGGTGAAGGATGTTCCACTGGGTTTATATGTGTATCCGGTTCTCCAAGCAGCCGACATTATGCTCTACAA AGCCACCCACGTTCCTGTGGGCGAGGACCAGCTGCAACACATTCAGCTAGCCCAGCACCTGGCCAGGACATACAACGGCCGTTACGGCGAGACCTTCCCTATTTGCCACGCCATCATTGAAGAGAGTGAGGCCTCTCGCGTGCTCTCCCTTCGGGATCCCTCCAAGAAAATGTCCAAGTCTGATGGCAACCCCAAGGCCACCATCAATTTGGCCGACTCTCCCGATCTAATCGCTCAGAAGATCAAAAAAGCGGTCACTGACTTCACCTCAGATATTTCTTACCATCCCGGCCAGCGTCCTGGAGTGAGCAACCTGGTCAACATCCATTCCCAGGTCACTGGACAGACCATCAAGTCGGTCGTGGACGAGGCCACCACTCTGGATACGGCCAAGTACAAGGAGCGAGTGGCAGAGGCTGTGGTGGAGCACTTGCGTCCGATTCGGGAGCAGATTGAACACCACTTGACGAGGCGCAACGAGATGATCTACTTACTGGAGATGGGGGCGGAAAAAGCACGTCAACAGGCGCAGCGCACCTTGGACGATGTGAAACAGCGCCTTGGCCTGGGCACTAGTCCCATAATGCCAgctgctgtgcaggtggctcCGCTGCTGCCCCAAGAGGTGCCCAAGACCTCGGCCAGCAGACTGATGTCTAGTGACGCCGATGCCAATGTCCATGAGCGACACAAACGGATGTATGGCTTTGCAAAAACGCCAAGTGGTGATGCAGGCCAGTCGGCCACTGGGGAGCTATCGGCTTCTGGTTTGGAGCAATCAATTGCACAGCCCTTGATACGCCGTCAGCCCGTAGTGCCAACCCAAAGCCTGCGGGTGGAGAAGCAGCTAGGAAGCTCAAGGTCTCAGCATGTCTTTCAGATGGACAACATCAATGCTCCGCATATGGGATTCAAGCATCCCCCTGGATTGGCACCAAACATGGTTACTGGGGGGCTGATAAAGGGCAAGCGCGGCACCCTCAAGTCCGTCTCACGCAGCCTAGGATTTGGGCATTATTCAAGTGCTGGCCCAACTGCAACTTCCAGTGCGTTGTCCATGATTGCGCGCGAAATGAATGCCCCCAAAAAACCGGAATTCACTTACAGCATGGCCAATAGTGCACACGGACTCACCGCTCCTGGATCTTTTAACAAAGGCGAAGCGTGGAGCAGTCAAAATCGGAGTGGTTCGCAGGACACTCAGGCTGCTATTATGGCCCAGGAGTCAAAGGAGCAGGCCGCCGTTGAGGAGCAGCGTGAATCTGTGTCTGAGGAGCAAAGCGAAGAGTCCGACGATGAAGGCGAGGTGTACGATGAGGAAGAGGCTGTGGAGAGAGAATGGGAAGATGAGGAGCGCAAAGGTGCCGAGCAAACCAAAGCCGAGATCTAG
- the LOC108080680 gene encoding dihydrolipoyl dehydrogenase, mitochondrial, translating to MQSTIRHVVSAVAKTPLRTNAAILGALNARCYSTTHEADIVVIGSGPGGYVAAIKAAQMGMKTVSVEKEATLGGTCLNVGCIPSKALLNNSHYYHMAHSGDLESRGINCGSVSLDLEKLMGQKVNAVKALTGGIAMLFKKNKVTQLTGFGSIVNPNEVKVQKSDGSTETVKTKNILIATGSEVTPFPGIEIDEEVIVSSTGALKLAKVPKHLVVIGAGVIGLELGSVWSRLGAEVTAIEFMETIGGVGIDNEVSKTFQKVLTKQGLKFKLGTKVIGASRSGSDVTVTVENAKSGEKEEIQCDALLVSVGRRPYTEGLGLDAVGIVKDDRGRIPVNATFQTVVPNIYAIGDCIHGPMLAHKAEDEGLITIEGINGGHVHIDYNCVPSVVYTHPEVAWVGKSEEQLKQEGVAYKVGKFPFLANSRAKTNNETDGFVKVLADQATDKVLGTHIIGPAAGELINEAVLAMEYGAAAEDIARVCHAHPTCAEALREANVAAAFGKPINF from the exons ATGCAGTCCACCATTCGACATGTCGTGTCGGCCGTTGCCAAG ACACCTCTACGCACCAACGCTGCGATTCTGGGCGCTCTGAACGCCCGCTGCTACTCCACCACACATGAGGCTGACATTGTGGTGATCGGCTCCGGACCCGGTGGCTATGTGGCCGCCATCAAGGCTGCCCAGATGGGCATGAAGACGGTCAGCGTGGAGAAGGAGGCCACACTGGGTGGCACCTGCCTCAACGTGGGCTGCATCCCCTCGAAGGCTCTGCTTAACAACTCCCACTATTATCACATGGCCCACTCTGGTGACCTGGAGAGCCGTGGTATTAACTGTGGAAGCGTTAGCCTCGATCTGGAGAAGCTTATGGGGCAGAAGGTGAACGCGGTCAAGGCCCTGACCGGTGGCATTGCCATGCTCTTCAAGAAGAACAAGGTGACACAGCTTACGGGCTTCGGCAGCATCGTCAACCCCAACGAGGTGAAGGTACAGAAGTCCGACGGCTCCACGGAGACGGTCAAGACCAAGAATATCCTGATTGCCACCGGCTCGGAGGTTACCCCCTTCCCAGGCATTGAG ATCGATGAGGAAGTCATTGTGAGCAGCACTGGCGCCCTGAAGCTTGCCAAGGTACCCAAGCACCTGGTGGTGATCGGTGCCGGCGTCATTGGCCTGGAGTTGGGTTCGGTGTGGTCGCGTCTGGGCGCTGAGGTTACCGCTATCGAGTTCATGGAAACGATCGGCGGTGTGGGCATCGACAACGAGGTCTCCAAGACCTTCCAGAAGGTTCTTACCAAGCAGGGTTTGAAATTCAAGCTGGGCACAAAGGTGATTGGCGCCTCGCGCAGCGGCAGTGACGTCACTGTGACCGTGGAGAACGCCAAATCCGGCGAGAAGGAAGAGATTCAGTGCGACGCCCTGTTGGTCAGTGTGGGACGTCGTCCCTACACTGAGGGTCTGGGCCTGGACGCTGTTGGTATTGTTAAGGACGATCGCGGCAGGATTCCCGTCAACGCCACCTTCCAGACGGTGGTGCCCAACATCTATGCCATCGGTGACTGCATCCACGGACCCATGCTGGCGCACAAGGCCGAGGATGAGGGCTTGATCACAATCGAGGGCATCAATGGCGGCCACGTCCACATCGACTACAACTGCGTGCCCAGTGTGGTGTACACACATCCGGAGGTCGCGTGGGTGGGCAAGTCCGAGGAGCAGCTGAAGCAGGAGGGTGTGGCCTACAAGGTGGGCAAGTTCCCCTTCCTGGCCAACTCTCGTGCCAAGACCAACAACGAGACGGACGGATTTGTCAAAGTTCTGGCTGACCAGGCCACGGACAAGGTCCTGGGCACCCATATCATTGGACCAGCTGCCGGCGAGCTGATAAACGAGGCTGTCCTGGCTATGGAATACGGAGCAGCTGCCGAGGATATTGCCCGCGTCTGCCATGCACATCCC ACATGTGCTGAGGCCCTGCGTGAGGCAAATGTGGCTGCTGCCTTCGGCAAACCCATAAACTTTTAA